The genomic window ttgtcgtgtttttgtgtgagcgtacagtCTCGAGttttctcggggctgtgcgctctcgtctgcgtgccttgtttcatgttgggagcgtggcgttcggatcacggcactcgtgtctagtttggtttgtgtcgggattcggacactcacGCTCCCATTCCTatctttattgtgagcgcacggtttgtgtgtactttcacttgccgtgcactcttgtctcatgttttgtgtagcacgcggttatttccacctgccgcgtgctttcatgttgtgtttttgtcttgtgttgtgtagcgaaaactcataagccacgtgttcacacaaaacaagacaacatgagagcatgCAGCctgtgaaacacagactgcgtgctctcatgttgtcttgttttgtgtgaacacgtggcttatgagttttcatagtcacgtgtttgtctcgtcttgtgtaagcacatggcttgtgatttttgtcttcattggccatgtgcttgtgtctgtGTTTGGTTTGCTGTGaacacatggcttgtcatgtgtttctttgtgccatgtgctctcatgtctatagTCTTGACCCCAcccaccttgttacctgattattggttgatttgccccacctgtcctccctcgttACCTGCGTtatttgctctcctatttattctccttgtgtttgctgtcctgtgctggttcgttgtcataTTATTCCTTGTGTGTCTAGTCAAGGTCAAGTTTTATGTCAATCTGTTTCCCCcacggggtagtttttgtttgtttttttgtttttatttttattattaataaagcccTTCCTTTCCTGCATcattgagtcctcgctccttcccACCTGACacacggagcttgcgcttgcctttaagagcataaagttcacacagctctaaccctcaaaatgaatctttacaaagtgttcgtcatgcatgctgcatgcatacattggattatgtgagtatagtatttatttggatgtttacatttgattctgaatgagtttgatagtgctccgtggctaaagcttacattacacactgttggagagatttataaagaatgaagttgtgtttatgaattatacagactgcaagtgtttaataatgaaaatagcgacggctcttgtctccgtgaatacagtaagaaacgatggtaactttaaccacatttaacaatacattagcaacatgctaacgaaaaatttagaaagacaatttacagatatcactaaaatatcatgttatcatggatcatgtcagttattatcgctccatctgccatttttcgctattgtacttgctttcttacctagtctgattcagctgtgcacatccagacgtcctgcccttgtctaattgcttgaacatgggctggcatatgcaaatattgggggcgtacatattaatgatcctgactgttacgtaacagtctgtgttatgttgagattcgcctgttcttcggaggtcttttaaacaaatgagatttatttaaggaggaggaaacaatggagtttgagactcactgtatgtcatttccatgtactgaactcttgttattcaactatgccaagattaattaaatttttaattctagggcacctttaacattaatTTTGTCGAAATCCTACGTCACTGACCTTTGAGTGGATTTCAAAAGGGCTGCTTCATGTTTCAATCACTTGACACCCCTGTTTTGATTCAACACCAATCATGTTCACTTTAATGTTGTAGAAGAAGAGATAAATGCACTGAAGCTTATGCGCCCCACATTAGTCAGTGTCCCACATTACACTAATCCACCCTACGTGGAGTAACTGAGTGTGAGGGAGAGAatgtttttggggtttttttacCTCCAAGACTGTGAAATTATAAACAAATGAAGAGATTTGAGATTTTAAAACTGAAGAGATTTGAGAGAGTTAATTTGTGTTTACCAATATCACCCAGCTCCTGATGTTTTGGAAACCTAGAAACGCCCCTGTGAAGAACCAATCATGTTGCAGAAAAATTATGTAATGAATCCTAACCCATGCTCCTATTCTATAAAAACTGTTGTACTCTCTTTGTCAGGGGGATTATCTGTGATTGATACGAGAACCTCCTGGCTGTGATTAAAGCATATTCAAAGGCATTGTCTGGAGTCTGTCTGTTGCGCAGCAGGTTAGTAGAACACTAAAGACCTTTACCCTCTAACGCAtggtgttgccatatggcagcatactctttgtgttcatttccttgccactgtctctttaagagaacattaaaaaaattttttgttgGTAAAagaagaccttagtttagccaatgatgtgctttggttaagtcacaaaacaggcaattttttttctgtggcgcGATTTCTGACAGACTCTCGTCTCTTGtcggtagttgctgaaagcaaactaaaacaTCAGTAACAAAGGGACCAGTCCATGTGACATTCACAAAAAAGCATCATTTCATCTAAGTTATGATGACATTCACCATTCAAAAAggtttttatgaaattagtttttggtaaatagataaaatgtctgtgttgccatatggcaacactgcaaTAATGGAATGACATTAGCTTAGCttagctagctagcaaaggtcagctgcagtctgttaagttgtaacaataacaacattaatactagtgatataatgttgattagtcgtatgttaaggactgccatggcatttgttttatggattaaatcaacatcagagacATGCCACCCAGCCAGTATTACTGGACCAGACCAACCACTGGCCtaccatggtgtctcaaaaaggcaggtgtAAGTGgatgtaagtgtattgttagggtgaagtgcaccaaatgtgatgtgtaccTGTGCCTCACCTCTGAAAAAAACTGCTTTGTGAAGTGTCGTACAGAAAAAAAGGTGATTTCTACCACAGAGTACAAATGAAAAACATAGTTGTAAACTAGTTGTGTACTcagtttactactgttacacttaaGTAAAAGCATACTTTTATACTCTAAAAAGTGGGCCAATTTAATCCCAAGTTTTAttgaaatagtacacttacaagtatACTACCAGTACATTGATATTggtatacttaaaatatacttgaactttaagtatacttaataaaataaacttgaaGTATACTTATTTTTTGTAAGGGATACCAGACTTTACTTTTACCATTGATGTGTAAAGCTGATCATAgagcaaaaataaaacaatgtttttgaatgtgTCTGATTATACACTTTTAGAAACGTAGCTGAAATTTTCAGAGATTGTACGAAAAACATTAACACAACCATGTTAAATAAAGACAATACCGCAATCATGCAGAGGCGTTCCCGAAGCGTCATTGACGCAGTGTGAGTTCCCTCGAACGGGGACTGTAAAGTGTGTTGTTTCTTTAAACTTTAAGCAAAAGATTGTAAGGTTTGTATATTTAAGAAGCAGTTGTTACAAATCTTGAGACGTTCAAGACATTTGCAACACAAAGAAGTTTTAGTATAAAGTCCAGCGCGTCAAGCGAACACAATTCATGCGCCATGTTCTCGAGTCGAAATGTTTGATGTCTTTTATCACTTTTTTTCACTCATCTCAATTAGTCCTCAAGAACttgttttcaaaagaaaaaaagagataataatacaaaaaagcaTTTGGTTTTTGGTAAATCTTCAAAATAAATTTGTTTGACCCGATGATGTAGCGTCAAGTGCttttatcattatcatcatAATCATCATATAATTTGCAAAGTTGTCAGTTCAGGTTATCACTTTAAATGActcttattttatttacatttgttcTTTGAGTgtgaaaaatacataaataatttgTACTAATCTGCATCTTCATGTGTGCTTGGCAGGAGCTGAAAATGGCAACCAAATACTTGATGCTCATTGCCTTGGGGACTGCAGTGATTGGCAATGTGCACTGTTGCCCTCAGCAGTGTATCTGCTCTGATAAATATAACCACCAGTTTGCAGATTGTGCCTACAAAGACCTTCTGGAAGTACCCGTGGGCTTGCCGTCCAATGTGACCACCGTGAGTCTTTCAGCTAACAAAATTAAAGTGCTGAAATCcaaaacctttataaatgtgACCCAGGTGACCTCTCTTTGGCTGGCTCACAATGAAATTGTCACCGTTGAGAGGGACACCTTGGCTCCGATGATTCAGCTGAGAAATTTGGATATTAGCTACAACAAAATTGTGCATTTTCCATGGGAGGACTTGACCAATCTCACTGCCCTGCAGATGTTAAAGATGAACAATAATGAGATGGTCAGTATCCCCAAGAACGCTTTTTCCAACCTGAAGGACCTGCGTTCAGTCCGTATTAACGATAACAAGTTTACCACCATCGTGCAGGGAACGTTTGGCGCTTTGACTGCCATGTCCCACCTCCAAATCTTCCACAACCCCTTCATCTGCTCCTGCAAGCTTGAGTGGCTTAGGGACTGGATCATCAAATCCTCAATCTCAATCCCTGACCAAAACAACATTATCTGTGATGCTCCTTCCCACCTCAAAGGTACACAAGTCACTAGCATGCCCAAACTGGATTGCAAGGCCCCGTCCGTGTCTATCACATATCAGACAAACATCCTTTCACCCAGAACACATCTCACTATGGTGGATAAAGAGCAAGTGGAAGAAGAGAACAATATTTTGCCATTTGTTGGCAAATGCGAAATAAATGATGGTATGCAGTACACCTCCAACCATGCTTTCAACCTCAGCTTGAATAGACTCAAACAGTACACGTTTGATTTCGGGGTGATTGCTCTGGAAGTTTCAGAGACTGAGGCCAAAGTTCAGCTGAACCCTTTTCAGAAGTCAAACATTCACCTCAGTCAACAAGAAGACCTCCAAGCTGTGAATAAGGAGCCGTCCACCAAAAAGTCACCCCTGGACATGTTGTACCTTTGCGTCAGTACTGACAATGGATATTCAGTGTTGCAGTGGTCCAAAATAGAGGTGGGGGGCGTCTCAACCTATCGCTTCCAGGGCCTTAAGCCAGGCACTAATTACAGCCTGTGCTTCACCTATGAAAGCCAGGACTGTCAAGTCCAAGTGGTCTTTAGTGCCCCACTTAAATGGGACAGCTTTAGTCCAAGTGTTGTGGTTATTGTGCTTTAACTACAAATACCACATTAAAAGTACAGTCACTGTGGTAAAAGCATGTGTTGCGGTTACCGTGATTTAACTACAAATACTACAGTAAAACTACAGTTACAATGGGAGAAGTATGGTATTATGTTGTGGTTACTGTGCATTAACTACACATGACATGGTCGAGCAACAGTTACTATGGTAAAAATATGGTAAATGTGTTGACTTTTTACATGATCTCTTTCCCACCATAGGCAAATTTCAAATCAAATATCTTTCATCATGAAAACTAACTTTATAATGCTGGGTCTGTTTGAATGATCTAAACGTCTAACAGGTTGAAATAATGGCACACATAGCGTTGTGTAACGATTTGAAACACGACATGTaatttcattcataaatacaggaCAATCGACTATTTAACGAGATGGGTGGAAACCCAACCTGCATGTgtctttaaatcatttaaaatcacTAGCTGCATCTCAATTTGaaggctgcgtcctccggaggtcgcatttgattTGTatgtcatcaaggatgtctaatttaagaaaagtaactgtaataaaattgacaATTAGTGCCCCTTTGTCAACAAGAGGATTTGTATTAATTGTTTATTCTGAATTCCATATGATTATCCTCACCTCAAGTCATTTTGACCCAAaactcttttttatttatttattttttttttttaatacaatacaataaatcaGTCATAATGCAGGCTGCACACAGATATGAAGCGGTTAGATTTGAACACATTTACAATGCAGCAACTTCag from Chanodichthys erythropterus isolate Z2021 chromosome 24, ASM2448905v1, whole genome shotgun sequence includes these protein-coding regions:
- the LOC137015008 gene encoding immunoglobulin superfamily containing leucine-rich repeat protein 2-like gives rise to the protein MATKYLMLIALGTAVIGNVHCCPQQCICSDKYNHQFADCAYKDLLEVPVGLPSNVTTVSLSANKIKVLKSKTFINVTQVTSLWLAHNEIVTVERDTLAPMIQLRNLDISYNKIVHFPWEDLTNLTALQMLKMNNNEMVSIPKNAFSNLKDLRSVRINDNKFTTIVQGTFGALTAMSHLQIFHNPFICSCKLEWLRDWIIKSSISIPDQNNIICDAPSHLKGTQVTSMPKLDCKAPSVSITYQTNILSPRTHLTMVDKEQVEEENNILPFVGKCEINDGMQYTSNHAFNLSLNRLKQYTFDFGVIALEVSETEAKVQLNPFQKSNIHLSQQEDLQAVNKEPSTKKSPLDMLYLCVSTDNGYSVLQWSKIEVGGVSTYRFQGLKPGTNYSLCFTYESQDCQVQVVFSAPLKWDSFSPSVVVIVL